The following proteins come from a genomic window of Shinella zoogloeoides:
- a CDS encoding alcohol dehydrogenase family protein — protein MTGVHLVGHGGFDKLEYRHDLPVPQPGPGEVLIRVTAAGINNTDINTRIGWYSKTVKSETGQNALQGIENLRDSDASWSGEALRFPRIQGADCCGRIVAVGPQVDPERIGERVIVRNMLRSYVGYRPMECWTFGSECDGAFAQYAKAPSRETYRIDCDWSDAELAALPCAFSTAEGMLHRANVRHGEHVLITGASGGVGSAAVQLAKRRGAVVAAVAGKEKAEQVRALGADRVIDRRDNLVEELGSMSMDIVLDVAAGPAFPQLLDVLRKGGRYAVAGAIAGPIVELDVRTLYLKDLSFHGCTFQDDIVFENLVRYVEAGEIRPVVSKTYPLENIVEAQKDFISKTFGGKLVLIIQ, from the coding sequence ATGACCGGGGTCCATCTCGTCGGCCACGGCGGGTTCGACAAACTCGAATACCGTCATGATCTTCCCGTCCCGCAACCCGGCCCAGGTGAAGTCCTGATCCGCGTCACGGCCGCGGGCATCAACAATACCGACATCAACACGCGCATTGGCTGGTATTCCAAGACGGTCAAGAGCGAGACCGGCCAGAACGCTTTGCAGGGCATAGAAAACCTGCGTGACTCCGATGCCAGTTGGTCAGGAGAGGCATTGAGATTTCCCCGCATCCAGGGTGCCGACTGTTGCGGCCGCATCGTTGCGGTCGGTCCGCAGGTGGACCCAGAACGCATCGGCGAGCGCGTCATCGTGCGCAACATGCTCCGCTCCTACGTCGGCTACCGTCCGATGGAATGCTGGACGTTCGGATCGGAATGCGATGGCGCGTTCGCGCAATATGCAAAGGCACCCTCCCGCGAGACCTATCGCATCGATTGCGATTGGAGCGATGCCGAACTTGCGGCCCTGCCCTGTGCCTTCTCCACCGCGGAAGGCATGCTGCATCGCGCGAATGTACGGCATGGTGAGCATGTGCTGATCACTGGCGCTTCCGGCGGCGTCGGTTCCGCAGCCGTGCAGCTTGCCAAGCGCCGGGGTGCAGTGGTGGCTGCCGTCGCCGGCAAGGAGAAGGCGGAGCAGGTCCGCGCCCTCGGCGCCGACCGGGTCATCGACCGGCGCGACAATCTCGTCGAGGAGCTCGGCTCGATGAGCATGGACATTGTCCTCGACGTCGCCGCCGGCCCGGCCTTTCCCCAACTGCTCGACGTTTTGAGGAAGGGCGGTCGCTACGCTGTTGCCGGCGCGATCGCCGGTCCTATCGTCGAACTCGATGTTCGCACCCTCTACCTCAAGGACCTCAGCTTCCACGGCTGCACCTTCCAGGACGACATCGTGTTCGAAAATCTCGTGCGCTACGTGGAGGCTGGCGAGATCCGGCCTGTCGTCAGCAAAACCTACCCGCTCGAAAACATCGTCGAGGCACAGAAGGACTTCATCTCGAAGACCTTCGGCGGAAAGCTTGTCCTCATCATCCAATGA
- a CDS encoding branched-chain amino acid ABC transporter substrate-binding protein, whose product MAYSTISRRAVLAGLLLSTLAFVAPAHADKTKVKLGFLGPLSGGNAQQGLGAKNGFLLAIEQANAKADGAYEFEGVVLDDASDPQTGVSAAMKLVNDPEVAAATGHWNSPVALATMPVFARFQTPLVVWGAISPAITQQNLPEVTRVTPTLLTENKPLSEWAVKTLGAKRIAIVADTSDFGKANADAVSAFVPEAGGEIVSTDLLPVGSTDFRTILTALKSKNIDAIYFGGVITEAGILAKQMKEVGLDKPMLGTSGMYDPEFIAVAGDAAQAAIVSYPAAAVTDNLKKLDADYAARGFAEAASPYTKYAFDATNVLIQAINEVGKDDKPALSAAIRKIKHEGATGTITFDANGQTETPVAIELKTVRDGAWTDYKAN is encoded by the coding sequence ATGGCATATTCGACGATTAGCCGCCGCGCGGTACTGGCGGGGCTCCTGCTTTCCACGCTCGCCTTCGTGGCTCCGGCCCACGCCGACAAGACGAAGGTGAAGCTCGGCTTCCTCGGCCCACTCTCGGGCGGCAATGCGCAGCAGGGCCTCGGCGCCAAGAACGGCTTCCTGCTCGCCATCGAACAGGCCAATGCGAAGGCCGACGGCGCCTATGAATTCGAGGGCGTGGTGCTGGACGACGCGTCCGATCCGCAGACCGGCGTTTCGGCCGCGATGAAGCTCGTCAACGATCCCGAGGTGGCGGCCGCGACGGGCCATTGGAATTCTCCGGTGGCGCTCGCCACCATGCCGGTCTTCGCCCGCTTCCAGACGCCGCTGGTCGTCTGGGGTGCGATCTCGCCCGCCATCACCCAGCAGAACCTGCCGGAAGTGACCCGCGTCACGCCGACGCTGCTGACCGAGAACAAGCCGCTGTCCGAATGGGCGGTCAAGACGCTCGGCGCCAAGCGCATCGCGATCGTCGCCGACACGTCCGATTTCGGCAAGGCGAATGCCGACGCCGTCAGCGCCTTCGTGCCGGAAGCGGGCGGCGAGATCGTCTCGACCGATCTCCTGCCGGTCGGCTCGACGGATTTCCGCACCATCCTGACGGCGCTGAAATCGAAGAACATCGACGCGATCTATTTCGGCGGCGTCATCACGGAAGCCGGCATCCTGGCCAAGCAGATGAAGGAAGTCGGCCTCGACAAGCCGATGCTCGGCACATCGGGCATGTACGATCCGGAATTCATCGCCGTTGCCGGCGATGCCGCGCAGGCCGCCATCGTCTCCTATCCGGCCGCGGCCGTCACCGACAACCTGAAGAAGCTCGATGCCGACTATGCGGCGCGGGGCTTTGCGGAAGCCGCCAGCCCCTACACGAAATATGCCTTCGACGCGACGAACGTGCTGATCCAGGCGATCAATGAGGTCGGCAAGGACGACAAGCCGGCGCTTTCGGCCGCCATCCGCAAGATTAAGCATGAGGGCGCCACCGGCACGATCACGTTCGACGCCAATGGCCAGACCGAGACGCCGGTCGCCATCGAGTTGAAGACCGTGCGTGACGGCGCCTGGACGGACTACAAGGCGAACTGA
- a CDS encoding BrnA antitoxin family protein has translation MATTPRRHANPKDAAEALFKPAKKAAAPAVERPPIPNAKELISLKIDSDVLAHFQADGPGWQDRINDVLRTAMKEAS, from the coding sequence ATGGCAACGACACCACGAAGACACGCCAACCCCAAGGATGCCGCCGAGGCCCTGTTCAAGCCTGCGAAGAAGGCGGCCGCGCCAGCCGTCGAAAGGCCTCCCATCCCGAACGCCAAGGAGCTGATTTCGCTGAAAATCGATAGCGACGTGCTCGCCCATTTTCAGGCGGACGGACCGGGCTGGCAGGACCGGATCAACGATGTTCTGCGGACTGCCATGAAAGAGGCATCTTGA
- a CDS encoding GFA family protein: MTNAQCACGALRLTFREPPQLTALCHCFACQRRTGAAFSANAFYAIDCVEISGTSTEFIRTADSGRKVRMHFCPACGSTVYWKADASPSIVGVAVGCFADPVFVPPAMSVFEQSKHEWVQLDETMEHFRGLPVGGNETG, translated from the coding sequence ATGACCAATGCCCAATGCGCCTGCGGCGCACTCAGACTGACATTCAGAGAACCGCCGCAATTGACAGCGCTGTGCCACTGCTTTGCCTGCCAGCGCAGAACCGGTGCGGCATTCAGCGCGAACGCGTTCTACGCGATCGACTGTGTCGAAATATCCGGAACATCAACCGAATTCATTCGCACTGCCGATAGCGGCCGTAAGGTCCGGATGCATTTTTGCCCGGCGTGCGGCTCGACCGTCTATTGGAAGGCCGACGCTTCGCCATCCATTGTCGGGGTAGCGGTGGGTTGCTTCGCTGACCCGGTTTTCGTGCCACCGGCGATGTCGGTATTCGAGCAATCGAAGCACGAGTGGGTGCAGCTGGACGAAACGATGGAGCATTTCCGAGGTCTTCCGGTCGGCGGCAACGAGACGGGTTAG
- a CDS encoding mandelate racemase/muconate lactonizing enzyme family protein, translated as MSIKQIDVYQVDLPYSGGVYTLSGGREYRSFDATIVKVTTNDGLEGWGESTPFGSTWIASHALGVRAGIAEIAPHLIGLDPRRVDRINDAMDAALVGHDHAKTAIDVACWDVFGKSVGLPVCDLLGGRTGVRMPVISSIYMGNPEDMRRRVAEHRAMGYVGHSVKIGGEPAEDAERIAASLADKKPGEFFIVDANGGMLVETALRMLRLLPAGLDFVLEAPCATWRECVSLRRRTDVPIIFDELATNDASIVQLIGDDAAEGIGLKISKNGGLTKGRRHRDICLAAGYTVSVQETTGSDIAFAAIVHLGQTVPERNLRCLLECRDMVTVKTADGPFDVREGRVVAPSLPGLGITPRLDALGNPVATYA; from the coding sequence ATCAGCATCAAACAGATCGATGTGTACCAGGTGGACCTGCCCTATTCCGGTGGTGTCTACACGCTCTCCGGCGGGCGCGAATACCGCAGTTTCGATGCCACCATCGTCAAGGTGACGACGAATGACGGCCTGGAAGGCTGGGGCGAAAGCACCCCCTTCGGTTCGACATGGATCGCTTCCCATGCCTTGGGCGTGCGGGCCGGCATTGCGGAAATCGCCCCGCATCTGATCGGTCTCGACCCTCGCCGTGTCGACCGCATCAACGACGCTATGGACGCCGCTCTGGTCGGGCACGACCATGCCAAGACGGCAATTGATGTCGCCTGCTGGGACGTGTTCGGCAAATCCGTCGGGCTGCCCGTTTGCGATCTGCTTGGCGGACGTACGGGCGTCCGCATGCCCGTTATTTCATCGATCTATATGGGCAACCCGGAAGACATGCGACGGCGCGTCGCCGAGCATCGGGCAATGGGCTATGTCGGTCACTCGGTCAAAATCGGCGGCGAGCCGGCAGAGGATGCCGAACGCATCGCCGCATCGCTGGCGGACAAGAAGCCGGGCGAGTTCTTCATCGTGGACGCAAATGGGGGCATGCTGGTCGAAACGGCGCTCCGGATGCTGCGGCTCCTGCCCGCCGGTCTTGATTTCGTGCTCGAGGCGCCCTGCGCGACCTGGCGGGAATGCGTGTCGCTCCGCCGGCGCACCGATGTTCCCATCATCTTCGACGAACTGGCAACCAATGATGCATCCATCGTCCAGTTGATCGGCGATGATGCCGCTGAAGGCATCGGCCTCAAGATATCGAAGAACGGCGGCCTCACGAAAGGGCGCCGTCATCGAGATATCTGCCTCGCCGCCGGTTACACGGTCAGCGTTCAGGAGACGACCGGATCCGACATCGCCTTTGCCGCCATCGTCCACCTTGGGCAGACGGTCCCGGAACGGAATTTGCGCTGCCTTCTGGAATGCCGGGACATGGTGACCGTGAAAACGGCCGACGGTCCGTTCGACGTCAGGGAGGGGCGCGTCGTCGCCCCATCGCTCCCAGGCCTTGGAATAACACCGCGTTTGGACGCGCTCGGAAACCCCGTTGCCACCTACGCCTAG
- a CDS encoding putative bifunctional diguanylate cyclase/phosphodiesterase, translating into MMTVLNCVYHQHNPWLVLAAAVVCIISSWGVIRLHGRARDREGLQRVVWNFLTAILAGSAIWSTHFIALLGFDAGVPVEVDPALTVLSLLVAMVGTSVGFWVTTLGSQRLSPALGGAIVGLAIVAMHYSGMIAYRAKGIISWDWPYVYASILLSVTISAWALHVASCKAGKHAITFASALLVLAIVLLHFTGMTAFRVEPLMIDASVSNPVALQALGFAVAGVAFLIGCAGLASYLIDDGVRADSYRELQKMAMSDGLTGLANRRGFQERLEQEIQIANATGSSFALVGIDLDRFKEINDLRGHAAGDAVLRVLSHRMAATLSSSEFAGRVGGDEFAAIHRMESQASLMDFVGRLEAILNAPIDFDEYHVLPGASIGVAIYPDNAADKATLINNADLAMYRAKADVSRAVCFYQSSMDETVRQRRSLANDLREALERDELTIHYQVQTVISSGEIIGYEALLRWEHPVRGFIPPTEFIGIAEENGLILQLGEWVLRTACMKAATWEPPYKISVNISAVQFAYTNLPDVIAAILKESGLVPERLELELTETTIFADKDRALRILRQIKDLGVNVALDDFGTGYSSLDTLRSFPFDKIKLDRSFIIELESSPQAKAIIRAVLALGRSLSIPVLAEGIETEGQLALLKKEGCDEAQGYLLGRPAALEHILASGQIAIMDRSARASLVPASPAEKIAAGREESKQLADAGSLAERGWSIRRR; encoded by the coding sequence ATGATGACCGTCCTCAACTGCGTCTATCATCAGCACAATCCTTGGCTGGTTCTCGCCGCTGCCGTGGTCTGTATCATCAGTTCGTGGGGCGTGATCCGGTTGCACGGCCGGGCGCGTGATCGCGAGGGCCTTCAGAGGGTCGTGTGGAACTTCCTCACGGCTATCCTGGCCGGTTCCGCGATCTGGTCGACGCACTTCATCGCGCTGCTCGGCTTCGATGCGGGCGTGCCCGTGGAGGTGGACCCGGCTCTGACGGTGCTTTCCCTGCTCGTGGCGATGGTCGGCACATCCGTCGGCTTCTGGGTCACGACCTTGGGATCCCAGCGTCTTTCACCGGCCCTCGGTGGCGCCATCGTGGGGCTGGCAATCGTCGCCATGCACTATTCCGGCATGATCGCCTACCGGGCGAAGGGGATCATTTCCTGGGATTGGCCTTATGTCTATGCGTCCATCCTTCTCTCGGTGACCATTTCGGCCTGGGCGCTTCACGTCGCCAGCTGCAAGGCTGGGAAACACGCGATTACATTCGCGTCGGCCCTGCTGGTGCTGGCGATCGTCCTGCTCCATTTCACGGGCATGACGGCGTTCAGGGTCGAACCGCTGATGATCGACGCCAGCGTCTCGAATCCGGTTGCGTTGCAAGCGCTGGGCTTCGCCGTCGCCGGGGTCGCATTTCTCATCGGCTGTGCGGGCCTTGCAAGCTATCTCATCGACGACGGCGTGCGGGCGGATTCCTACCGGGAACTGCAGAAGATGGCCATGAGCGACGGCCTGACGGGCCTGGCGAACCGCCGCGGTTTCCAGGAACGGCTCGAACAGGAAATCCAGATCGCAAACGCGACCGGCAGCAGTTTTGCGCTTGTCGGTATCGATCTCGACCGGTTCAAGGAGATCAACGACCTTAGAGGACATGCGGCCGGCGACGCGGTCCTTCGTGTCCTCTCGCACCGCATGGCCGCTACGCTCTCCAGTTCCGAGTTTGCCGGCCGGGTGGGCGGAGACGAGTTTGCAGCAATCCACCGCATGGAATCGCAGGCGAGCCTCATGGATTTCGTCGGAAGGCTTGAAGCGATCCTGAACGCACCGATCGATTTTGACGAGTACCATGTTCTGCCGGGTGCGAGCATCGGTGTTGCGATCTATCCCGACAACGCGGCGGACAAGGCAACGCTCATCAACAACGCCGACCTGGCGATGTACCGGGCCAAGGCCGATGTTTCCCGTGCCGTCTGTTTCTACCAGTCGTCGATGGACGAGACGGTGCGGCAGCGGCGCAGCCTTGCCAACGACCTACGCGAAGCGTTGGAGCGGGACGAACTCACCATCCACTATCAGGTCCAGACCGTCATCTCCTCCGGCGAGATCATAGGCTACGAAGCGCTCCTGCGCTGGGAACATCCGGTAAGGGGCTTCATCCCTCCGACAGAGTTCATCGGCATCGCCGAGGAGAACGGGCTGATCCTGCAACTCGGCGAATGGGTGTTGCGCACTGCCTGCATGAAGGCTGCGACCTGGGAGCCGCCCTACAAGATTTCGGTCAACATCTCGGCCGTGCAGTTCGCCTACACCAATCTTCCTGATGTCATTGCGGCGATCCTGAAGGAAAGCGGCCTGGTGCCGGAACGGCTCGAGCTCGAACTGACGGAAACGACCATCTTCGCGGACAAGGACCGCGCATTGCGAATTCTGCGGCAGATCAAGGATCTGGGGGTGAATGTGGCGCTCGATGATTTCGGGACCGGCTACTCTTCGCTCGACACGCTTCGTTCGTTCCCTTTCGACAAGATCAAGCTCGACCGCTCCTTCATCATCGAACTCGAGTCCAGTCCGCAAGCAAAAGCCATCATCCGGGCCGTGCTCGCACTGGGGCGCAGCCTCAGCATTCCCGTCCTCGCCGAAGGAATCGAGACCGAAGGGCAACTCGCCCTTCTCAAGAAGGAAGGATGCGATGAAGCGCAAGGCTACCTTCTCGGCCGCCCGGCCGCTCTCGAGCACATTCTAGCAAGCGGGCAGATCGCGATCATGGACCGGAGCGCCCGTGCAAGCCTCGTGCCGGCTTCCCCTGCGGAGAAGATCGCGGCCGGGCGTGAGGAGAGCAAGCAGCTAGCCGACGCCGGCTCCCTCGCCGAACGCGGCTGGAGCATACGCCGAAGGTAG
- a CDS encoding glycine betaine ABC transporter substrate-binding protein encodes MKTYLLSTSAIVALLWSISTANAAECGDVVLAVHNVQSAEVLTFVDKFILENGYGCTVQTVPGDTVPTTTSMVEKGDPDVSSETWIDLLPEIVPRGVADGKIVLGAPVLPDGGVQGLWIPKYLADAHPDIKTIDDALKHPELFPDPEDASKGVIFNGAAGWGATIVTAQLFKAYKGEEKGFRLLDPGSAAGLDGAIAKAYERKEGFITYYWAPTALLGRYEMVMLQPTVPHDAAEWKRCNTNLECTDPKVNAWPVDKVYTVVTKAFADRTSPQVMTYFKTRGWSNDTVGKLMAWQTENQAAGEDGAKHFLAENRDIWSKWVPTDVAEKVAAAL; translated from the coding sequence ATGAAGACATATTTGCTTTCGACATCCGCGATCGTCGCATTGCTGTGGAGTATTTCGACGGCAAACGCTGCAGAATGTGGCGATGTGGTGCTTGCCGTACATAACGTCCAGAGTGCGGAGGTCCTGACCTTCGTCGACAAGTTCATCCTCGAAAACGGTTATGGCTGCACCGTGCAGACCGTCCCCGGCGATACCGTGCCGACGACCACCTCGATGGTCGAGAAGGGGGACCCCGACGTGTCTTCCGAGACCTGGATCGATCTCCTGCCCGAGATCGTCCCGCGTGGCGTTGCCGATGGCAAGATCGTGCTGGGTGCGCCCGTCCTGCCGGATGGCGGCGTCCAGGGCCTCTGGATTCCCAAATACCTTGCCGATGCGCATCCCGACATCAAGACGATCGACGATGCCTTGAAGCATCCCGAATTGTTCCCCGATCCGGAAGACGCGAGCAAAGGCGTCATCTTCAACGGTGCGGCCGGCTGGGGCGCGACGATCGTGACGGCGCAATTGTTCAAGGCCTACAAGGGCGAGGAAAAAGGCTTCCGACTACTCGATCCCGGCTCCGCCGCCGGTCTCGACGGTGCCATCGCGAAGGCCTACGAGCGCAAGGAAGGGTTCATCACTTATTACTGGGCACCGACGGCGCTTCTCGGCCGCTACGAAATGGTCATGCTTCAGCCGACTGTCCCGCACGACGCGGCGGAATGGAAGCGCTGCAACACCAATCTCGAATGCACTGATCCGAAGGTGAATGCCTGGCCCGTCGACAAGGTCTATACCGTCGTGACCAAGGCCTTCGCGGACCGCACCAGCCCGCAGGTCATGACCTATTTCAAGACGCGTGGCTGGAGCAACGACACTGTCGGCAAGCTCATGGCCTGGCAGACGGAGAACCAGGCCGCGGGTGAAGACGGTGCAAAACACTTCCTCGCGGAAAACAGGGACATCTGGTCGAAGTGGGTTCCGACTGACGTTGCGGAAAAAGTTGCAGCAGCCCTCTAG
- a CDS encoding caspase family protein, with protein sequence MGIASIQRILIFLILLLPVEAISSERYALLIGNSRYEVATPLRNPENDIELVGPALEKSGFTVTKIANAKAADMLAAMDAFIARLATVENPVVMVYFAGHGVQIAGENYLLPVDTKLGSEEDLRSIALSLSELVRRLDVLKSKLQIIVLDSCRDNPFDQTRGLRRGLATAPERLGRILAFSTSPGNVATDGDTGASPYATAFAESVRIPGLSIEGVFKRVRATVQERTGGKQEPWENSAVYGDFQFVDGRSAGGSDEVAFFEFAALADSQEAYQKYLSRYPEGLFASLARQKIEFMDKDFSFRRQSEAFRHFTFGTSTDDPCGRGDFSNADGQTAKDIADGEIILLDLYFPYADAPCKNTVFFDSLRDVEGSGFSKNVISIDYFGRTFYRTAANIPFDPVPYADFLAGFNHLIFTYRRMHDEGEILVELATPTTQATDYITIDSCEGTCFSAQLLAKARVAPAEELLAYRFEVVNAAELGLTWKYQNTLGKLKERQAADVSAITQHDKPSTEPFRKVRTVAGWDIVAVLDEEGLYLQNCQAMRGNGADRLDVFRLDPYGGISIGFVDRQRRFADVTGRPFTYRVDGSEMPYITRVTSGNEIAYKIASTPQVLQALKTGREVGLHDGTASLAGSNAMLADLQACIAAFGG encoded by the coding sequence GTGGGCATCGCTTCGATTCAGCGAATTCTTATCTTCCTGATATTGCTACTGCCTGTCGAGGCAATCTCCTCCGAACGATACGCGCTCCTGATTGGCAACAGCCGCTACGAGGTGGCGACCCCGTTACGTAATCCCGAGAACGACATCGAGCTCGTCGGGCCGGCGCTTGAGAAGAGCGGCTTTACCGTCACCAAAATAGCCAATGCCAAGGCGGCGGATATGCTGGCGGCGATGGATGCTTTCATTGCGCGCCTCGCGACCGTCGAAAATCCTGTCGTGATGGTCTACTTCGCCGGCCACGGCGTTCAGATCGCGGGTGAAAATTATCTGCTTCCCGTCGATACCAAGCTGGGCTCCGAAGAGGATCTGCGGTCGATCGCGCTCTCGCTGAGCGAGCTCGTGCGCCGTCTCGACGTGCTAAAGAGCAAGTTGCAGATCATCGTGCTCGATTCCTGTCGCGACAACCCCTTCGATCAAACCCGTGGCCTTCGACGGGGCCTTGCCACCGCGCCGGAACGGCTTGGTCGTATCCTCGCCTTCTCGACCTCCCCCGGCAATGTCGCGACTGATGGCGACACGGGAGCCAGTCCCTATGCGACGGCATTCGCGGAATCCGTGAGGATACCCGGCCTTTCCATTGAAGGTGTTTTCAAGCGTGTTCGCGCCACCGTGCAGGAGCGCACCGGGGGCAAGCAGGAGCCGTGGGAAAACAGCGCGGTCTATGGCGACTTCCAGTTTGTCGATGGCAGGTCCGCGGGCGGCAGCGACGAGGTGGCTTTTTTTGAGTTCGCTGCGTTAGCCGACAGTCAGGAGGCTTATCAAAAGTACCTGTCACGGTATCCGGAGGGACTGTTTGCAAGCCTTGCGCGTCAAAAGATCGAATTCATGGACAAGGATTTCAGTTTCCGGCGGCAGAGCGAGGCTTTTCGTCATTTCACGTTCGGCACATCCACGGACGACCCGTGCGGAAGAGGAGACTTCAGCAATGCAGACGGTCAAACGGCGAAGGACATTGCGGATGGAGAAATCATTCTCCTTGATCTGTATTTTCCATACGCCGATGCACCCTGCAAGAATACGGTATTCTTCGACTCGCTGCGCGATGTCGAGGGAAGCGGCTTCAGCAAGAATGTCATCTCTATCGATTATTTTGGCAGGACGTTCTATCGAACTGCGGCCAACATACCATTCGATCCGGTGCCGTATGCTGATTTCCTAGCGGGCTTCAACCATCTGATATTCACCTATCGCCGCATGCACGACGAGGGTGAGATCCTGGTCGAACTGGCGACACCGACGACGCAGGCCACCGACTATATTACGATCGATTCCTGTGAGGGGACGTGTTTCAGTGCTCAACTGCTCGCCAAGGCCCGGGTAGCTCCCGCAGAGGAGCTCCTGGCCTATCGGTTTGAGGTCGTCAACGCAGCCGAGCTGGGCCTGACATGGAAATATCAGAACACGCTTGGCAAGCTGAAGGAGCGCCAAGCCGCGGACGTCTCAGCGATCACGCAGCATGACAAGCCGTCGACTGAGCCTTTCCGAAAAGTCCGTACGGTTGCCGGATGGGATATCGTGGCCGTCCTTGATGAGGAAGGCCTTTACCTGCAGAATTGTCAGGCGATGCGCGGGAACGGCGCGGATCGCCTCGACGTCTTCCGCCTCGACCCCTATGGCGGAATCTCCATTGGCTTCGTCGATCGTCAACGGCGCTTCGCGGACGTAACGGGGCGGCCGTTCACGTACCGCGTCGATGGTAGCGAGATGCCATATATAACGCGGGTCACCTCGGGAAACGAAATCGCGTACAAAATCGCTTCAACACCGCAGGTTCTTCAGGCTCTGAAAACTGGCCGTGAAGTCGGGTTGCATGACGGAACGGCGAGCCTCGCCGGCTCGAACGCCATGCTTGCCGATTTGCAGGCCTGCATCGCAGCCTTTGGTGGCTAG
- a CDS encoding GumC family protein codes for MQERPDNREYTTHRLENRVEQGLANYLQIDLKRLVQWLRIKYRWIIAVAIVGLLIGADYSLLAARRYTVTSEILVDPAGFKVVDDDLYRRNEDRDTQLLNVDSKLQTLLSRNVLMRVAEKLDLTNDREFVPKSWFSLVNFSFGLGSETATPPEVIALDALERRASARRDENSFVIILTVWSQTAEKSVRISKALIEEFRTELSVADSDGAGRVTTSLVGRLVELKAGVTKAEEAVETFRRQNDLRISRGELSSSRSMSQVDTQLREARERLIAAESRYKQLMSGSGDFAVMQSTTLATLRTEFATAKQQADQYAVVYGTLHPRYKGVQLNVKTLEREIQNETRRLSRAAENEYAQAKDVVEELEKEVSSVSNDLFSENDAEVKLRELTREASARSAVYEAFLARARLTAEREQLDSTNIRVISDPVVPRTRSWPPSVPQASLFGLVAGLALGVVGVLGYGILQDIARSQDPALKDLTQEQWPHLPQRHYARGEMTSLLNKDVLG; via the coding sequence ATGCAGGAAAGACCAGACAACCGGGAATATACCACCCACCGCCTGGAAAACCGGGTCGAACAGGGCCTCGCGAACTATCTGCAGATCGATCTCAAGCGACTCGTCCAGTGGCTGCGTATAAAGTACAGATGGATCATTGCGGTTGCGATCGTCGGCCTCCTGATCGGTGCGGACTATAGTCTGCTTGCCGCGCGGCGTTACACGGTCACCAGCGAAATCCTCGTCGATCCAGCGGGGTTCAAGGTGGTCGACGACGACCTTTACCGGCGGAACGAGGATCGGGACACGCAGCTCCTCAATGTCGACAGCAAGCTGCAGACATTGTTGTCGCGCAATGTGCTGATGCGTGTGGCTGAAAAGCTCGACCTCACCAATGATCGCGAATTCGTGCCGAAATCCTGGTTCAGCCTGGTCAATTTCAGTTTCGGTCTGGGGTCGGAGACCGCCACGCCCCCGGAGGTTATCGCGCTCGATGCGCTGGAGCGGCGCGCTTCCGCCCGACGCGACGAAAATTCCTTCGTCATCATCCTCACCGTCTGGTCGCAGACCGCCGAAAAGAGCGTGCGCATCTCCAAAGCGCTGATCGAGGAATTCCGCACCGAGCTCAGTGTCGCCGATTCCGATGGCGCGGGCCGCGTGACCACTTCGCTGGTCGGCCGGCTGGTCGAGCTGAAGGCCGGCGTGACCAAGGCGGAGGAAGCCGTGGAAACTTTTCGCCGGCAGAACGACCTGCGCATCAGCCGGGGTGAACTGTCGAGCAGCCGATCCATGTCGCAGGTCGATACCCAGCTTCGCGAGGCGCGCGAGCGGCTGATCGCCGCCGAATCCCGCTACAAGCAACTGATGTCGGGCAGCGGCGATTTCGCGGTCATGCAATCGACGACGCTGGCCACGCTGCGCACCGAGTTTGCGACGGCCAAGCAGCAGGCCGATCAATATGCCGTTGTCTACGGCACGCTGCACCCGCGCTACAAGGGTGTGCAGCTCAACGTGAAGACGCTGGAGCGTGAAATCCAGAATGAAACGCGACGGCTGAGCCGCGCGGCTGAAAACGAATATGCCCAGGCGAAGGATGTCGTCGAGGAACTTGAAAAGGAAGTGTCGTCCGTTTCGAACGATCTTTTCTCCGAGAACGATGCCGAAGTGAAGCTGCGTGAACTGACACGCGAGGCCAGTGCGCGAAGCGCCGTCTACGAAGCCTTCCTGGCGCGTGCGCGGCTGACGGCGGAACGCGAACAGCTCGACTCGACCAATATTCGCGTCATTTCGGACCCCGTCGTGCCGCGAACCCGCTCCTGGCCGCCGAGCGTGCCGCAGGCATCGCTGTTCGGCCTTGTCGCCGGGCTTGCGCTCGGGGTGGTCGGTGTGCTCGGTTATGGCATTCTGCAAGATATCGCCCGCTCGCAGGATCCCGCCTTGAAGGATTTGACGCAGGAGCAATGGCCGCATCTGCCGCAACGCCACTATGCCCGTGGCGAGATGACATCTCTCCTCAACAAGGATGTTCTCGGATGA